In Athalia rosae chromosome 6, iyAthRosa1.1, whole genome shotgun sequence, one DNA window encodes the following:
- the LOC105690696 gene encoding CREB-regulated transcription coactivator 1-like isoform X2, whose product MANPRKFSEKIALLNQKQAEETAAFEAIMREVSDVTSRVAGVASASNSVVASPTGCGISVESSGGGGIMSVKSAGASPPLQQLSSATAKIATGNHLRINQLGNQFKAGGSLPNVNNNNTGCNTSNNHHHHHHLQSNNNNNNNNNNHCTITSACSSSSSSSSSSCPMATTTTTTITTTTTAITTKNITTVSRGNSVSVQATSCTQQIVDVNPSISCSSSSMISNVRITNVDAISNDDTANITALATAKTMNNNSNNNNDDDQMHRLNQTITTDRCCCSSSSSPAVANSSSSSCSSSSSCCSSSAAGLKNHTDVTAVAVAAAAAAAAPTATATTIFPATLYSVDIKTALNHPEEIQNNSMMYRTTSDRSRSVGGPMRSRPAEKRHDTSPYSGVPYLSPPPPDTWRRTNSDSALHQSVNESCQMPSSMPHRRDPHMGVMGNEHRDSHRGFMERPRSSCEMPRVPGINIYPSSQPPGQQIPIGNNTGSLPDLSNVHFPPPLQAPLDQEEHSSSTPYSNSPQTSSPTTLSPTSLQQAGRLSFSQDHSPAHAQNHLSVPVNSRFLHTCKGVALDNSTSTSQQDLHSYTQPPPPAHSPQHFIYQPPHSPVPPPSPKSSQSHQPVNSLGSYRTPQTVNRPSPQSSPSLTVRSPLSYSNNPSAPPSPTGHLGQPNFTTNSLDQNNYLPDQNQAAALQQHFEQFSMGVDWAHLVQQLMESGCAWTTQLEMDSPVAPTSGTYISSPSHTSYTQSEMINVGGEMGGGDAGYFSTSPQLAYQPRTPTSSQQLTPQTPNTPTIILTDFSGNHGLSSSEYVKDYHGTEMTSDFDQNLFPSDDALRQGLDPIDFGDLQMLTDPDMVIDPTAEDHFRLDRL is encoded by the exons ATGGCGAACCCTCGGAAATTCAGTGAAAAGATCGCTCTTTTGAATCAGAAACAGGCGGAGGAAACTGCTGCGTTCGAGGCAATCATGCGAGAGGTTTCCGATGTCACAAGCCGA gtTGCTGGAGTGGCGTCAGCGAGCAACTCGGTGGTAGCGAGTCCTACGGGTTGCGGTATTTCGGTGGAATCGTCGGGAGGAGGAGGTATAATGTCGGTGAAGAGTGCGGGAGCGAGTCCTCCGTTGCAACAATTGTCGTCCGCGACAGCGAAAATAGCAACGGGAAATCACCTGCGTATAAACCAGTTGGGGAATCAATTTAAAGCTGGCGGTTCCTTGCCGAAcgtcaacaacaataacacCGGCTGTAACACGAGTaacaatcatcatcatcatcatcatcttcagagtaacaataacaataacaacaataacaacaatcacTGCACAATCACGTCGGCTTGttcttcgtcctcgtcgtcgtcgtcgtcgtcttgcCCAATGgcgacaacaacaacgacgacaataACTACGACAACGACGGCGATAACGACTAAAAATATTACCACAGTTTCAAGAGGTAATTCGGTATCGGTCCAAGCGACGTCCTGCACGCAACAAATCGTTGACGTTAATCCCTCGATATCGTGCTCCTCCTCGTCGATGATCAGCAACGTTCGAATCACAAATGTGGATGCGATTTCCAACGACGATACTGCAAATATAACAGCCTTAGCGACAGCAAAAACGATGAACAATAAcagtaacaacaataacgacgacgatcaaATGCACAGACTTAATCAAACTATAACAACGGACAGATGTTGTtgttcgtcgtcatcgtcgcccGCGGTTgcaaattcttcttcttcttcttgttcctcttcctcttcttgttGTTCATCTTCAGCAGCAGGGCTTAAAAATCATACAGATGTtactgctgttgctgttgctgctgctgccgccgccgctgctcctACAGCAACGGCTACCACTATTTTTCCTGCAACTTTATACTCCGTTGATATTaag ACTGCGCTAAATCATCCCGAGGAAATACAAAACAATTCCATGATGTACCGAACCACGTCAGACCGCAGTCGATCCGTTGGAGGACCGATGCGATCTCGTCCTGCCGAAAAGAGGCACGATACCTCACCTTACAGCGGGGTACCTTATCTGTCACCTCCTCCGCCAGATACCTGGCGCAGAACCAATTCTGACTCCGCTCTTCATCAAAGCGTTAACGAATCCTGCCAGATGCCTTCCTCCATGCCTCACCGGCGAG ACCCACACATGGGAGTTATGGGAAACGAGCACAGAGATTCGCATCGTGGCTTTATGGAGAGGCCGAGATCTTCTTGCGAAATGCCCAGAGTACCTGGAATAAA caTTTATCCGAGTTCTCAACCGCCGGGGCAACAAATTCCTATAGGAAATAACACGGGATCTTTACCAGATTTAAGCAACGTTCATTTTCCGCCACCGTTACAAGCCCCTCTCGACCAGGAGGAACATTCGAGTAGTACGCCGTACAGTAAC AGCCCTCAGACAAGCAGTCCTACGACTCTGTCGCCAACCAGCTTACAACAAGCTGGAAGGCTATCCTTTTCGCAAGATCACAGCCCGGCACACGCCCAA AACCATTTATCAGTGCCTGTTAACTCTAGGTTTCTACACACATGCAAG GGTGTTGCGTTGGACAACAGCACAAGTACTTCACAACAGGATCTTCATTCTTATACGCAACCACCGCCGCCAGCTCACAGTCctcaacattttatttatcagcCACCGCATAGTCCGGTGCCACCACCGAGCCCT AAATCATCGCAGTCACATCAACCGGTGAATTCCTTAGGGTCCTACCGAACTCCACAAACGGTAAACAGGCCCTCACCCCAATCGTCTCCAAGTTTAACCGTTCGG AGTCCGTTAAGTTATAGCAATAATCCGTCTGCACCTCCGAGCCCCACGGGACACCTGGGCCAGCCGAATTTCACTACGAACAGTTTAGATCAAAATAACTACTTGCCTGACCAAAACCAGGCAGCGGCCCTTCAACAGCACTTCGAGCAATTCAGCATG GGAGTG GATTGGGCGCATTTAGTCCAGCAGCTTATGGAATCTGGCTGCGCGTGGACTACACAGCTAGAG ATGGACTCACCTGTGGCACCGACGTCGGGTACTTATATCAGCTCACCGAGTCACACCAGTTATACTCaa AGCGAAATGATCAACGTTGGTGGAGAAATGGGTGGTGGAGACGCTGGGTATTTTAGTACTAGTCCACAATTGGCGTATCAACCTCGAACACCTACGTCAAGTCAACAACTGACACCACAGACACCAAATACCCCAACTATTATACTCACTG ATTTTTCAGGCAACCATGGTCTTTCAAGTTCGGAATATGTAAAAGACTACCACGGTACAGAGATGACGAGTGATTTTGATCAGAATCTATTCCCTTCAGACGATGCGCTTAGACAGGGTTTGGATCCCATTGATTTTGGTGATCTACAAATGCTCACTGATCCTGACATGGTGATCGACCCAACTGCCGAAGATCACTTTAGATTAGATCGACtctaa
- the LOC105690696 gene encoding CREB-regulated transcription coactivator 1-like isoform X6: protein MANPRKFSEKIALLNQKQAEETAAFEAIMREVSDVTSRVAGVASASNSVVASPTGCGISVESSGGGGIMSVKSAGASPPLQQLSSATAKIATGNHLRINQLGNQFKAGGSLPNVNNNNTGCNTSNNHHHHHHLQSNNNNNNNNNNHCTITSACSSSSSSSSSSCPMATTTTTTITTTTTAITTKNITTVSRGNSVSVQATSCTQQIVDVNPSISCSSSSMISNVRITNVDAISNDDTANITALATAKTMNNNSNNNNDDDQMHRLNQTITTDRCCCSSSSSPAVANSSSSSCSSSSSCCSSSAAGLKNHTDVTAVAVAAAAAAAAPTATATTIFPATLYSVDIKTALNHPEEIQNNSMMYRTTSDRSRSVGGPMRSRPAEKRHDTSPYSGVPYLSPPPPDTWRRTNSDSALHQSVNESCQMPSSMPHRRGSDAYPHMGVMGNEHRDSHRGFMERPRSSCEMPRVPGINIYPSSQPPGQQIPIGNNTGSLPDLSNVHFPPPLQAPLDQEEHSSSTPYSNGVALDNSTSTSQQDLHSYTQPPPPAHSPQHFIYQPPHSPVPPPSPKSSQSHQPVNSLGSYRTPQTVNRPSPQSSPSLTVRSPLSYSNNPSAPPSPTGHLGQPNFTTNSLDQNNYLPDQNQAAALQQHFEQFSMGVDWAHLVQQLMESGCAWTTQLEMDSPVAPTSGTYISSPSHTSYTQSEMINVGGEMGGGDAGYFSTSPQLAYQPRTPTSSQQLTPQTPNTPTIILTDFSGNHGLSSSEYVKDYHGTEMTSDFDQNLFPSDDALRQGLDPIDFGDLQMLTDPDMVIDPTAEDHFRLDRL, encoded by the exons ATGGCGAACCCTCGGAAATTCAGTGAAAAGATCGCTCTTTTGAATCAGAAACAGGCGGAGGAAACTGCTGCGTTCGAGGCAATCATGCGAGAGGTTTCCGATGTCACAAGCCGA gtTGCTGGAGTGGCGTCAGCGAGCAACTCGGTGGTAGCGAGTCCTACGGGTTGCGGTATTTCGGTGGAATCGTCGGGAGGAGGAGGTATAATGTCGGTGAAGAGTGCGGGAGCGAGTCCTCCGTTGCAACAATTGTCGTCCGCGACAGCGAAAATAGCAACGGGAAATCACCTGCGTATAAACCAGTTGGGGAATCAATTTAAAGCTGGCGGTTCCTTGCCGAAcgtcaacaacaataacacCGGCTGTAACACGAGTaacaatcatcatcatcatcatcatcttcagagtaacaataacaataacaacaataacaacaatcacTGCACAATCACGTCGGCTTGttcttcgtcctcgtcgtcgtcgtcgtcgtcttgcCCAATGgcgacaacaacaacgacgacaataACTACGACAACGACGGCGATAACGACTAAAAATATTACCACAGTTTCAAGAGGTAATTCGGTATCGGTCCAAGCGACGTCCTGCACGCAACAAATCGTTGACGTTAATCCCTCGATATCGTGCTCCTCCTCGTCGATGATCAGCAACGTTCGAATCACAAATGTGGATGCGATTTCCAACGACGATACTGCAAATATAACAGCCTTAGCGACAGCAAAAACGATGAACAATAAcagtaacaacaataacgacgacgatcaaATGCACAGACTTAATCAAACTATAACAACGGACAGATGTTGTtgttcgtcgtcatcgtcgcccGCGGTTgcaaattcttcttcttcttcttgttcctcttcctcttcttgttGTTCATCTTCAGCAGCAGGGCTTAAAAATCATACAGATGTtactgctgttgctgttgctgctgctgccgccgccgctgctcctACAGCAACGGCTACCACTATTTTTCCTGCAACTTTATACTCCGTTGATATTaag ACTGCGCTAAATCATCCCGAGGAAATACAAAACAATTCCATGATGTACCGAACCACGTCAGACCGCAGTCGATCCGTTGGAGGACCGATGCGATCTCGTCCTGCCGAAAAGAGGCACGATACCTCACCTTACAGCGGGGTACCTTATCTGTCACCTCCTCCGCCAGATACCTGGCGCAGAACCAATTCTGACTCCGCTCTTCATCAAAGCGTTAACGAATCCTGCCAGATGCCTTCCTCCATGCCTCACCGGCGAGGTAGCGATGCGT ACCCACACATGGGAGTTATGGGAAACGAGCACAGAGATTCGCATCGTGGCTTTATGGAGAGGCCGAGATCTTCTTGCGAAATGCCCAGAGTACCTGGAATAAA caTTTATCCGAGTTCTCAACCGCCGGGGCAACAAATTCCTATAGGAAATAACACGGGATCTTTACCAGATTTAAGCAACGTTCATTTTCCGCCACCGTTACAAGCCCCTCTCGACCAGGAGGAACATTCGAGTAGTACGCCGTACAGTAAC GGTGTTGCGTTGGACAACAGCACAAGTACTTCACAACAGGATCTTCATTCTTATACGCAACCACCGCCGCCAGCTCACAGTCctcaacattttatttatcagcCACCGCATAGTCCGGTGCCACCACCGAGCCCT AAATCATCGCAGTCACATCAACCGGTGAATTCCTTAGGGTCCTACCGAACTCCACAAACGGTAAACAGGCCCTCACCCCAATCGTCTCCAAGTTTAACCGTTCGG AGTCCGTTAAGTTATAGCAATAATCCGTCTGCACCTCCGAGCCCCACGGGACACCTGGGCCAGCCGAATTTCACTACGAACAGTTTAGATCAAAATAACTACTTGCCTGACCAAAACCAGGCAGCGGCCCTTCAACAGCACTTCGAGCAATTCAGCATG GGAGTG GATTGGGCGCATTTAGTCCAGCAGCTTATGGAATCTGGCTGCGCGTGGACTACACAGCTAGAG ATGGACTCACCTGTGGCACCGACGTCGGGTACTTATATCAGCTCACCGAGTCACACCAGTTATACTCaa AGCGAAATGATCAACGTTGGTGGAGAAATGGGTGGTGGAGACGCTGGGTATTTTAGTACTAGTCCACAATTGGCGTATCAACCTCGAACACCTACGTCAAGTCAACAACTGACACCACAGACACCAAATACCCCAACTATTATACTCACTG ATTTTTCAGGCAACCATGGTCTTTCAAGTTCGGAATATGTAAAAGACTACCACGGTACAGAGATGACGAGTGATTTTGATCAGAATCTATTCCCTTCAGACGATGCGCTTAGACAGGGTTTGGATCCCATTGATTTTGGTGATCTACAAATGCTCACTGATCCTGACATGGTGATCGACCCAACTGCCGAAGATCACTTTAGATTAGATCGACtctaa
- the LOC105690696 gene encoding CREB-regulated transcription coactivator 1-like isoform X7, giving the protein MANPRKFSEKIALLNQKQAEETAAFEAIMREVSDVTSRTALNHPEEIQNNSMMYRTTSDRSRSVGGPMRSRPAEKRHDTSPYSGVPYLSPPPPDTWRRTNSDSALHQSVNESCQMPSSMPHRRGSDAYPHMGVMGNEHRDSHRGFMERPRSSCEMPRVPGINIYPSSQPPGQQIPIGNNTGSLPDLSNVHFPPPLQAPLDQEEHSSSTPYSNSPQTSSPTTLSPTSLQQAGRLSFSQDHSPAHAQNHLSVPVNSRFLHTCKGVALDNSTSTSQQDLHSYTQPPPPAHSPQHFIYQPPHSPVPPPSPKSSQSHQPVNSLGSYRTPQTVNRPSPQSSPSLTVRSPLSYSNNPSAPPSPTGHLGQPNFTTNSLDQNNYLPDQNQAAALQQHFEQFSMGVDWAHLVQQLMESGCAWTTQLEMDSPVAPTSGTYISSPSHTSYTQSEMINVGGEMGGGDAGYFSTSPQLAYQPRTPTSSQQLTPQTPNTPTIILTDFSGNHGLSSSEYVKDYHGTEMTSDFDQNLFPSDDALRQGLDPIDFGDLQMLTDPDMVIDPTAEDHFRLDRL; this is encoded by the exons ATGGCGAACCCTCGGAAATTCAGTGAAAAGATCGCTCTTTTGAATCAGAAACAGGCGGAGGAAACTGCTGCGTTCGAGGCAATCATGCGAGAGGTTTCCGATGTCACAAGCCGA ACTGCGCTAAATCATCCCGAGGAAATACAAAACAATTCCATGATGTACCGAACCACGTCAGACCGCAGTCGATCCGTTGGAGGACCGATGCGATCTCGTCCTGCCGAAAAGAGGCACGATACCTCACCTTACAGCGGGGTACCTTATCTGTCACCTCCTCCGCCAGATACCTGGCGCAGAACCAATTCTGACTCCGCTCTTCATCAAAGCGTTAACGAATCCTGCCAGATGCCTTCCTCCATGCCTCACCGGCGAGGTAGCGATGCGT ACCCACACATGGGAGTTATGGGAAACGAGCACAGAGATTCGCATCGTGGCTTTATGGAGAGGCCGAGATCTTCTTGCGAAATGCCCAGAGTACCTGGAATAAA caTTTATCCGAGTTCTCAACCGCCGGGGCAACAAATTCCTATAGGAAATAACACGGGATCTTTACCAGATTTAAGCAACGTTCATTTTCCGCCACCGTTACAAGCCCCTCTCGACCAGGAGGAACATTCGAGTAGTACGCCGTACAGTAAC AGCCCTCAGACAAGCAGTCCTACGACTCTGTCGCCAACCAGCTTACAACAAGCTGGAAGGCTATCCTTTTCGCAAGATCACAGCCCGGCACACGCCCAA AACCATTTATCAGTGCCTGTTAACTCTAGGTTTCTACACACATGCAAG GGTGTTGCGTTGGACAACAGCACAAGTACTTCACAACAGGATCTTCATTCTTATACGCAACCACCGCCGCCAGCTCACAGTCctcaacattttatttatcagcCACCGCATAGTCCGGTGCCACCACCGAGCCCT AAATCATCGCAGTCACATCAACCGGTGAATTCCTTAGGGTCCTACCGAACTCCACAAACGGTAAACAGGCCCTCACCCCAATCGTCTCCAAGTTTAACCGTTCGG AGTCCGTTAAGTTATAGCAATAATCCGTCTGCACCTCCGAGCCCCACGGGACACCTGGGCCAGCCGAATTTCACTACGAACAGTTTAGATCAAAATAACTACTTGCCTGACCAAAACCAGGCAGCGGCCCTTCAACAGCACTTCGAGCAATTCAGCATG GGAGTG GATTGGGCGCATTTAGTCCAGCAGCTTATGGAATCTGGCTGCGCGTGGACTACACAGCTAGAG ATGGACTCACCTGTGGCACCGACGTCGGGTACTTATATCAGCTCACCGAGTCACACCAGTTATACTCaa AGCGAAATGATCAACGTTGGTGGAGAAATGGGTGGTGGAGACGCTGGGTATTTTAGTACTAGTCCACAATTGGCGTATCAACCTCGAACACCTACGTCAAGTCAACAACTGACACCACAGACACCAAATACCCCAACTATTATACTCACTG ATTTTTCAGGCAACCATGGTCTTTCAAGTTCGGAATATGTAAAAGACTACCACGGTACAGAGATGACGAGTGATTTTGATCAGAATCTATTCCCTTCAGACGATGCGCTTAGACAGGGTTTGGATCCCATTGATTTTGGTGATCTACAAATGCTCACTGATCCTGACATGGTGATCGACCCAACTGCCGAAGATCACTTTAGATTAGATCGACtctaa
- the LOC105690696 gene encoding CREB-regulated transcription coactivator 1-like isoform X1, giving the protein MANPRKFSEKIALLNQKQAEETAAFEAIMREVSDVTSRVAGVASASNSVVASPTGCGISVESSGGGGIMSVKSAGASPPLQQLSSATAKIATGNHLRINQLGNQFKAGGSLPNVNNNNTGCNTSNNHHHHHHLQSNNNNNNNNNNHCTITSACSSSSSSSSSSCPMATTTTTTITTTTTAITTKNITTVSRGNSVSVQATSCTQQIVDVNPSISCSSSSMISNVRITNVDAISNDDTANITALATAKTMNNNSNNNNDDDQMHRLNQTITTDRCCCSSSSSPAVANSSSSSCSSSSSCCSSSAAGLKNHTDVTAVAVAAAAAAAAPTATATTIFPATLYSVDIKTALNHPEEIQNNSMMYRTTSDRSRSVGGPMRSRPAEKRHDTSPYSGVPYLSPPPPDTWRRTNSDSALHQSVNESCQMPSSMPHRRGSDAYPHMGVMGNEHRDSHRGFMERPRSSCEMPRVPGINIYPSSQPPGQQIPIGNNTGSLPDLSNVHFPPPLQAPLDQEEHSSSTPYSNSPQTSSPTTLSPTSLQQAGRLSFSQDHSPAHAQNHLSVPVNSRFLHTCKGVALDNSTSTSQQDLHSYTQPPPPAHSPQHFIYQPPHSPVPPPSPKSSQSHQPVNSLGSYRTPQTVNRPSPQSSPSLTVRSPLSYSNNPSAPPSPTGHLGQPNFTTNSLDQNNYLPDQNQAAALQQHFEQFSMGVDWAHLVQQLMESGCAWTTQLEMDSPVAPTSGTYISSPSHTSYTQSEMINVGGEMGGGDAGYFSTSPQLAYQPRTPTSSQQLTPQTPNTPTIILTDFSGNHGLSSSEYVKDYHGTEMTSDFDQNLFPSDDALRQGLDPIDFGDLQMLTDPDMVIDPTAEDHFRLDRL; this is encoded by the exons ATGGCGAACCCTCGGAAATTCAGTGAAAAGATCGCTCTTTTGAATCAGAAACAGGCGGAGGAAACTGCTGCGTTCGAGGCAATCATGCGAGAGGTTTCCGATGTCACAAGCCGA gtTGCTGGAGTGGCGTCAGCGAGCAACTCGGTGGTAGCGAGTCCTACGGGTTGCGGTATTTCGGTGGAATCGTCGGGAGGAGGAGGTATAATGTCGGTGAAGAGTGCGGGAGCGAGTCCTCCGTTGCAACAATTGTCGTCCGCGACAGCGAAAATAGCAACGGGAAATCACCTGCGTATAAACCAGTTGGGGAATCAATTTAAAGCTGGCGGTTCCTTGCCGAAcgtcaacaacaataacacCGGCTGTAACACGAGTaacaatcatcatcatcatcatcatcttcagagtaacaataacaataacaacaataacaacaatcacTGCACAATCACGTCGGCTTGttcttcgtcctcgtcgtcgtcgtcgtcgtcttgcCCAATGgcgacaacaacaacgacgacaataACTACGACAACGACGGCGATAACGACTAAAAATATTACCACAGTTTCAAGAGGTAATTCGGTATCGGTCCAAGCGACGTCCTGCACGCAACAAATCGTTGACGTTAATCCCTCGATATCGTGCTCCTCCTCGTCGATGATCAGCAACGTTCGAATCACAAATGTGGATGCGATTTCCAACGACGATACTGCAAATATAACAGCCTTAGCGACAGCAAAAACGATGAACAATAAcagtaacaacaataacgacgacgatcaaATGCACAGACTTAATCAAACTATAACAACGGACAGATGTTGTtgttcgtcgtcatcgtcgcccGCGGTTgcaaattcttcttcttcttcttgttcctcttcctcttcttgttGTTCATCTTCAGCAGCAGGGCTTAAAAATCATACAGATGTtactgctgttgctgttgctgctgctgccgccgccgctgctcctACAGCAACGGCTACCACTATTTTTCCTGCAACTTTATACTCCGTTGATATTaag ACTGCGCTAAATCATCCCGAGGAAATACAAAACAATTCCATGATGTACCGAACCACGTCAGACCGCAGTCGATCCGTTGGAGGACCGATGCGATCTCGTCCTGCCGAAAAGAGGCACGATACCTCACCTTACAGCGGGGTACCTTATCTGTCACCTCCTCCGCCAGATACCTGGCGCAGAACCAATTCTGACTCCGCTCTTCATCAAAGCGTTAACGAATCCTGCCAGATGCCTTCCTCCATGCCTCACCGGCGAGGTAGCGATGCGT ACCCACACATGGGAGTTATGGGAAACGAGCACAGAGATTCGCATCGTGGCTTTATGGAGAGGCCGAGATCTTCTTGCGAAATGCCCAGAGTACCTGGAATAAA caTTTATCCGAGTTCTCAACCGCCGGGGCAACAAATTCCTATAGGAAATAACACGGGATCTTTACCAGATTTAAGCAACGTTCATTTTCCGCCACCGTTACAAGCCCCTCTCGACCAGGAGGAACATTCGAGTAGTACGCCGTACAGTAAC AGCCCTCAGACAAGCAGTCCTACGACTCTGTCGCCAACCAGCTTACAACAAGCTGGAAGGCTATCCTTTTCGCAAGATCACAGCCCGGCACACGCCCAA AACCATTTATCAGTGCCTGTTAACTCTAGGTTTCTACACACATGCAAG GGTGTTGCGTTGGACAACAGCACAAGTACTTCACAACAGGATCTTCATTCTTATACGCAACCACCGCCGCCAGCTCACAGTCctcaacattttatttatcagcCACCGCATAGTCCGGTGCCACCACCGAGCCCT AAATCATCGCAGTCACATCAACCGGTGAATTCCTTAGGGTCCTACCGAACTCCACAAACGGTAAACAGGCCCTCACCCCAATCGTCTCCAAGTTTAACCGTTCGG AGTCCGTTAAGTTATAGCAATAATCCGTCTGCACCTCCGAGCCCCACGGGACACCTGGGCCAGCCGAATTTCACTACGAACAGTTTAGATCAAAATAACTACTTGCCTGACCAAAACCAGGCAGCGGCCCTTCAACAGCACTTCGAGCAATTCAGCATG GGAGTG GATTGGGCGCATTTAGTCCAGCAGCTTATGGAATCTGGCTGCGCGTGGACTACACAGCTAGAG ATGGACTCACCTGTGGCACCGACGTCGGGTACTTATATCAGCTCACCGAGTCACACCAGTTATACTCaa AGCGAAATGATCAACGTTGGTGGAGAAATGGGTGGTGGAGACGCTGGGTATTTTAGTACTAGTCCACAATTGGCGTATCAACCTCGAACACCTACGTCAAGTCAACAACTGACACCACAGACACCAAATACCCCAACTATTATACTCACTG ATTTTTCAGGCAACCATGGTCTTTCAAGTTCGGAATATGTAAAAGACTACCACGGTACAGAGATGACGAGTGATTTTGATCAGAATCTATTCCCTTCAGACGATGCGCTTAGACAGGGTTTGGATCCCATTGATTTTGGTGATCTACAAATGCTCACTGATCCTGACATGGTGATCGACCCAACTGCCGAAGATCACTTTAGATTAGATCGACtctaa